One genomic window of Geodermatophilus sp. DSM 44513 includes the following:
- the argS gene encoding arginine--tRNA ligase, producing the protein MTPEQLRDVVRIAVAAAVERGVLAVSVPDDVVVERPRNPEHGDYATNVAMRLAKAAGQPPRAVAEAVAGQLRAQAGIGSVDVAGPGFLNVTLARGALGRIAVDAVTAGSAYGRTAALAGQRLNLEFVSANPTGPVHIGGTRWAAVGDALGRLLEAGGASVTREYYFNDAGAQVDRFARSLMAAAAGRPVPEDGYAGDYVGEIAAQVVAAEPGVLELPEDEQQERFRVRGVELMFAEIKRTLAAFGVEFDVYFSERTLHDTGALEKAIARLRDNGHVYEADGATWLRTTDFGDDKDRPLVKSDGDPTYFAADCAYYLDKRARGFDKVVIMLGADHAGYVGRYRALVAAVGDDPDANLEILLGQLVNLVRDGGPVRMSKRAGTVVLLEDLVDAVGADAARYALARASVDQQIDLDLDLWSRQTSDNPVFYVQYAHARISSVLRNAADLGIALGDPGDVDAGQLTHERENDLLRALGEFPRVLTSAAELRAPHRVARYLEELAGTYHRFYDSCRVLPRGDEETTPLTVARLWLCAATAVVLRNGLDVLGVSAPERM; encoded by the coding sequence GTGACACCCGAGCAGCTGCGTGACGTCGTCCGGATCGCCGTGGCCGCCGCCGTCGAACGCGGCGTGCTGGCCGTGTCCGTCCCGGACGACGTCGTCGTCGAGCGCCCGCGGAACCCCGAGCACGGCGACTACGCGACCAACGTGGCGATGCGCCTGGCCAAGGCCGCCGGGCAGCCGCCGCGGGCGGTCGCGGAGGCGGTCGCCGGGCAGCTGCGCGCGCAGGCCGGCATCGGCTCGGTCGACGTCGCCGGCCCCGGCTTCCTCAACGTCACCCTCGCCCGGGGCGCGCTGGGGCGGATCGCGGTCGACGCGGTCACCGCCGGGTCCGCCTACGGGCGCACCGCCGCCCTCGCCGGGCAGCGGCTGAACCTGGAGTTCGTCTCGGCGAACCCCACCGGCCCCGTGCACATCGGCGGCACCCGGTGGGCGGCGGTCGGTGACGCGCTGGGCCGCCTGCTGGAGGCCGGTGGCGCCTCCGTGACCCGGGAGTACTACTTCAACGACGCCGGCGCGCAGGTGGACCGGTTCGCCCGCAGCCTGATGGCCGCGGCCGCCGGCCGCCCGGTGCCCGAGGACGGCTACGCCGGGGACTACGTCGGCGAGATCGCCGCCCAGGTCGTCGCCGCCGAGCCCGGCGTGCTGGAGCTGCCGGAGGACGAGCAGCAGGAGCGGTTCCGGGTCCGCGGCGTCGAGCTCATGTTCGCCGAGATCAAGCGCACCCTCGCCGCCTTCGGCGTCGAGTTCGACGTCTACTTCAGCGAGCGCACCCTGCACGACACCGGCGCCCTGGAGAAGGCGATCGCCCGGTTGCGCGACAACGGCCACGTCTACGAGGCCGACGGCGCCACCTGGCTGCGCACCACCGACTTCGGCGACGACAAGGACCGGCCGCTGGTCAAGAGCGACGGCGACCCCACCTACTTCGCGGCCGACTGCGCCTACTACCTCGACAAGCGCGCCCGCGGCTTCGACAAGGTCGTGATCATGCTCGGCGCCGACCACGCCGGCTACGTCGGCCGCTACCGGGCGCTGGTGGCCGCGGTCGGCGACGACCCCGACGCGAACCTGGAGATCCTGCTCGGCCAGCTGGTCAACCTGGTCCGCGACGGCGGGCCGGTGCGGATGAGCAAGCGGGCCGGCACCGTCGTCCTGCTCGAGGACCTCGTGGACGCCGTCGGTGCCGACGCCGCCCGGTACGCGCTGGCGCGGGCCTCGGTCGACCAGCAGATCGACCTGGACCTCGACCTGTGGAGCCGGCAGACCAGCGACAACCCGGTCTTCTACGTCCAGTACGCGCACGCCCGCATCTCCTCGGTGCTGCGCAACGCCGCCGACCTGGGCATCGCCCTCGGCGACCCGGGCGACGTCGACGCCGGGCAGTTGACCCACGAGCGGGAGAACGACCTGCTCCGGGCGCTGGGGGAGTTCCCGCGGGTGCTGACCTCGGCCGCGGAGCTGCGCGCCCCGCACCGGGTGGCCCGGTACCTGGAGGAGCTGGCCGGCACCTACCACCGGTTCTACGACTCCTGCCGGGTGCTGCCGCGTGGCGACGAGGAGACGACGCCGCTGACCGTCGCCCGGCTGTGGCTGTGCGCGGCGACCGCCGTGGTGCTGCGCAACGGCCTGGACGTGCTCGGCGTGAGTGCCCCGGAGCGGATGTGA
- a CDS encoding DUF3105 domain-containing protein, with the protein MAKDRKPADGRPRGGSRPGGAGTRGGRTRPVTDVVAPQRPWGLIAAAVAVALFAAAVLVYAVQQVNQAEAARVDSVDEIPGVATFDYAAGQQHVTTPVAYEQSPPVGGPHAPPPDWADCTGTVYDVDIRHENAVHSLEHGAVWITYDPARVDEDGVATLAELVEGTSGRMMSPYEGLTSPVSIQSWNHQLAVDSATDPRIQQFADFLTLNPEFYPEVGASCENPVFAADPVLETVDAGVPTDGGATPAPGAEPTESQ; encoded by the coding sequence TTGGCCAAGGACCGCAAGCCCGCAGACGGCCGCCCGCGCGGCGGGAGCCGGCCGGGCGGGGCCGGCACCCGGGGTGGCCGCACCCGCCCGGTGACCGACGTCGTCGCGCCGCAGCGGCCGTGGGGGCTGATCGCCGCCGCGGTCGCCGTCGCCCTGTTCGCCGCCGCCGTGCTGGTGTACGCCGTCCAGCAGGTCAACCAGGCCGAGGCCGCGCGGGTGGACAGCGTCGACGAGATCCCCGGCGTCGCGACCTTCGACTACGCCGCCGGCCAGCAGCACGTCACCACCCCGGTCGCCTACGAGCAGTCACCCCCGGTGGGCGGGCCGCACGCTCCTCCGCCCGACTGGGCGGACTGCACCGGCACCGTCTACGACGTGGACATCCGGCACGAGAACGCCGTCCACTCCCTGGAGCACGGCGCGGTGTGGATCACCTACGACCCGGCCCGGGTGGACGAGGACGGCGTGGCCACCCTGGCCGAGCTGGTCGAGGGCACGTCGGGGCGGATGATGTCGCCCTACGAGGGGCTGACCTCCCCCGTCAGCATCCAGTCGTGGAACCACCAGCTGGCGGTCGACTCGGCCACCGACCCGCGGATCCAGCAGTTCGCCGACTTCCTCACCCTCAACCCGGAGTTCTACCCGGAGGTCGGGGCCAGCTGCGAGAACCCCGTCTTCGCCGCGGACCCGGTGCTCGAGACCGTCGACGCCGGAGTGCCCACCGACGGCGGCGCGACCCCGGCGCCCGGTGCGGAGCCGACGGAGAGCCAGTGA
- a CDS encoding DUF305 domain-containing protein, whose protein sequence is MTATAEREAAATGPTATGRGLRTALLAVIGVGLLLLGGGLAVALGIGRDEPPAADSVDAGFARDMAEHHLQGVAMANLALTRAGDETVRGLAFDIAEAQQNQVGRMQGWLALWGHPVTGGERMAWMSAGEHAGHSMTAPGGLMPGMATDEELAELASLSGAEFDVRFLQLMTRHHQGGFDMARYAQQHAAEPAVRTLARSIAESQAGEVAVMADLLARRGAAPLPAP, encoded by the coding sequence GTGACCGCCACCGCCGAGCGCGAGGCAGCCGCGACGGGCCCGACCGCCACGGGCCGCGGTCTGCGCACGGCGCTGCTCGCCGTGATCGGCGTCGGCCTGCTGCTGCTCGGCGGCGGGCTCGCGGTCGCGCTGGGCATCGGGCGCGACGAGCCGCCGGCGGCCGACTCGGTCGATGCGGGCTTCGCCCGCGACATGGCCGAGCACCACCTGCAGGGCGTCGCGATGGCCAACCTGGCCCTGACCCGCGCCGGCGACGAGACGGTGCGCGGCCTGGCCTTCGACATCGCCGAGGCGCAGCAGAACCAGGTGGGCCGGATGCAGGGCTGGCTGGCGCTGTGGGGCCACCCGGTCACCGGCGGCGAGCGCATGGCCTGGATGTCCGCCGGCGAGCACGCCGGTCACTCGATGACCGCCCCGGGCGGCCTGATGCCCGGGATGGCGACCGACGAGGAGCTGGCCGAGCTCGCCTCGCTGTCCGGCGCGGAGTTCGACGTCCGCTTCCTGCAGCTCATGACGCGACACCACCAGGGCGGCTTCGACATGGCGCGGTACGCCCAGCAGCACGCGGCGGAGCCCGCGGTGCGCACCCTCGCCCGGAGCATCGCCGAGTCCCAGGCCGGGGAGGTCGCGGTGATGGCGGACCTGCTCGCCCGACGGGGCGCCGCTCCCCTGCCCGCGCCCTGA